The following are from one region of the Dreissena polymorpha isolate Duluth1 chromosome 2, UMN_Dpol_1.0, whole genome shotgun sequence genome:
- the LOC127867990 gene encoding gem-associated protein 6-like, producing MEELHPIFTKDPDDWMQYVYKKVSILTDDDVEHVGLVFTVDPVSETFVLVNFEDSKTTVDLITSHCISAVRILSEDIETYKSQLDTLFRPKSEKELTFEEMKQRQNIVRMWLLKNRLPVEITGANEEFLTIADALVIQPPYGAGNCVSTNEIILGKIQGLIKNMPADQQEW from the exons ATGGAAGAGCTACACCCCATATTTACCAAAGACCCAGATGATTGGATGCAGTATGTGTATAAAAAG GTGAGCATTCTCACAGACGATGACGTTGAACATGTTGGTCTTGTCTTCACAGTCGATCCAGTCTCTGAAACGTTTGTGCTCGTGAACTTTGAAGACAGCAAAACCACGGTGGACCTCATTACCAGCCACTGTATCTCAGCCGTAAGAATACTGAGCGAAGATATTGAGACGTACAAGTCACAGTTGGACACTCTTTTTCGACCAAAGAGTGAGAAAGAGTTGACATTCGAGGAAATGAAGCAACGACAGAACATTGTAAGGATGTGGCTTCTAAAGAACAGGTTGCCGGTGGAAATTACTGGCGCCAACGAGGAGTTCTTGACCATTGCTGATGCTCTTGTTATTCAGCCTCCGTACGGGGCAGGCAACTGTGTCAGCACGAATGAAATCATCTTAGGCAAGATTCAGGGTCTCATTAAAAACATGCCTGCTGACCAGCAAGAATGGTAG
- the LOC127867993 gene encoding L-xylulose reductase-like isoform X1: protein MRVSTLKSLTLFFVEVVGYREIFWYIVTYKNVQGKTPRERSIICGQNLARRMDNKQFQGKKALVTGAGKGIGRETAKRLAQLGTHVVALSRTQEDLDSLKFEIPSIEIVQCELQDWDCTRRKVQEIGAVDFLVNNAGVNKLDRFLDVKKEDLDCIMNVNFKAVFNVAQVVAAGMVDRKCGGAIVNVSSTASMRGLEEHAVYCASKAAVDKLTHVMALELGKHKIRVNSVNPTVALTELGRMAWSDPAKADPMLARIPMGRFLGLSGETLKKSLHVHENILKSGKFRPRLACADCTGEALTTL from the exons ATGAGGGTGTCTACGctcaaaagtttgactttatttttcgttgaagttgttggcTATagggaaatcttttggtatattgtgacctacaAGAACGTTCAAGGGAAAACCCCAAGGGAGAGAAGTATTATTTGTGGTCAAAATTTAGCTCGAAGAATGGATAATAAACAGTTTCAAGGAAAAAAGGCACTTGTAACGGGAGCTGGCAAAG GAATCGGCCGCGAAACTGCAAAAAGACTTGCACAGCTTGGTACACACGTGGTCGCACTAAGCAGGACCCAAGAAGACCTGGACTCTCTCAAATTTGAG ATTCCATCGATAGAAATAGTGCAGTGTGAACTACAAGATTGGGATTGCACCCGCCGGAAAGTGCAAGAAATCGGCGCCGTGGATTTTCTGGTCAACAACGCCGGAGTTAACAAGCTGGACAGGTTCCTTGATGTGAAAAAGGAAGATTTGGATTG TATAATGAACGTTAACTTCAAGGCGGTATTCAACGTTGCTCAG GTTGTCGCCGCCGGCATGGTGGACCGGAAGTGTGGGGGTGCCATCGTGAACGTCTCGAGTACGGCCTCCATGCGCGGACTCGAGGAACACGCCGTGTACTGCGCGTCAAAGGCCGCCGTCGACAAGCTGACGCACGTAATGGCGCTCGAACTCGGGAAACATAAG ATTCGTGTGAACTCGGTGAATCCCACTGTTGCCCTCACGGAGCTTGGTCGAATGGCATGGAGCGACCCGGCAAAAGCGGACCCTATGCTGGCCCGAATACCAATGGGACGTTTTCTCG gcttatcaggtgaaACACTTAAGAAGAGTCTTCATGTACACGAAAATATCCTCAAAAGCGGGAAgtttcgtccccgattagcctgtgcggactgcacaggcgaagcTTTGACGACACTTTGA
- the LOC127867993 gene encoding L-xylulose reductase-like isoform X2 yields the protein MRVSTLKSLTLFFVEVVGYREIFWYIVTYKNVQGKTPRERSIICGQNLARRMDNKQFQGKKALVTGAGKGIGRETAKRLAQLGTHVVALSRTQEDLDSLKFEIPSIEIVQCELQDWDCTRRKVQEIGAVDFLVNNAGVNKLDRFLDVKKEDLDCIMNVNFKAVFNVAQVVAAGMVDRKCGGAIVNVSSTASMRGLEEHAVYCASKAAVDKLTHVMALELGKHKIRVNSVNPTVALTELGRMAWSDPAKADPMLARIPMGRFLEVSEIVDAIVFLLSDQASMIHGVNLPVEGGLLTS from the exons ATGAGGGTGTCTACGctcaaaagtttgactttatttttcgttgaagttgttggcTATagggaaatcttttggtatattgtgacctacaAGAACGTTCAAGGGAAAACCCCAAGGGAGAGAAGTATTATTTGTGGTCAAAATTTAGCTCGAAGAATGGATAATAAACAGTTTCAAGGAAAAAAGGCACTTGTAACGGGAGCTGGCAAAG GAATCGGCCGCGAAACTGCAAAAAGACTTGCACAGCTTGGTACACACGTGGTCGCACTAAGCAGGACCCAAGAAGACCTGGACTCTCTCAAATTTGAG ATTCCATCGATAGAAATAGTGCAGTGTGAACTACAAGATTGGGATTGCACCCGCCGGAAAGTGCAAGAAATCGGCGCCGTGGATTTTCTGGTCAACAACGCCGGAGTTAACAAGCTGGACAGGTTCCTTGATGTGAAAAAGGAAGATTTGGATTG TATAATGAACGTTAACTTCAAGGCGGTATTCAACGTTGCTCAG GTTGTCGCCGCCGGCATGGTGGACCGGAAGTGTGGGGGTGCCATCGTGAACGTCTCGAGTACGGCCTCCATGCGCGGACTCGAGGAACACGCCGTGTACTGCGCGTCAAAGGCCGCCGTCGACAAGCTGACGCACGTAATGGCGCTCGAACTCGGGAAACATAAG ATTCGTGTGAACTCGGTGAATCCCACTGTTGCCCTCACGGAGCTTGGTCGAATGGCATGGAGCGACCCGGCAAAAGCGGACCCTATGCTGGCCCGAATACCAATGGGACGTTTTCTCG AGGTTTCGGAAATTGTCGATGCCATCGTGTTTTTACTGAGTGACCAGGCGTCCATGATTCACGGAGTCAATTTACCTGTAGAAGGCGGCCTTCTGACGAGTTAA